The proteins below come from a single Salinivibrio kushneri genomic window:
- the rnr gene encoding ribonuclease R: MSQDTGSTNNTPNSLAADPHHAREAEKYDNPVPSREHLLEVIRSFKAPVSRDNLFSHLGLAGDEQYEGLRRRLRAMERDGQLVFTRRQCYALPERLDLVKGTVIGHRDGFGFLRPEGKGNHDDWMLPHHQMRSVMHGDVILAQGVGTDKRGRKEARVVRVLEARQGQIVGRYFVEDGMGFVVPDDSRLGQDIVIDKEQTQGARMGNVVVVEIMQRPTRQTNPVGKIVEVLGENMAPGMEIEIALRTHDIPHQWPDAVLKQVKSLSEEVPEKAKEGRVDLRDLPLVTIDGEDARDFDDAVYCERKRSGGWRLWVAIADVSYYVRPDSALDKEAQNRGNSVYFPNQVVPMLPEVLSNGLCSLNPQVDRLCMVCEMTISESGALSGYKHYEAVMNSHARLTYTKVSHILEGDQELRERYRSLVPHLETLHDMYKVLSGARQQRGAIEFETVETQFIFNAQRKIDRIVPVERNDAHKIIEECMILANVASARFVEKHKEPALFRVHEAPGEERLSGFKDFLGELGLSLSGGLEPTPKDYAALMHQVHGRADSELIQTMLLRSMKQAVYQADNQGHFGLALKQYAHFTSPIRRYPDLLLHRALKYLIAKQAGKNQDRWTPTGGYHYSFDDMDVLGEQCSKTERRADDATRDVSDWLKCEYMQDHVGDELEGVIANVTGFGFFVRLNELHIDGLVHISNLDNDYYRFDMVGQRLVGEGSGRVFRLGDQVTVKVLAVNLDERQIDFELVGSERKARRPGKTARDKRKKGRAESNKDPQARRERTSVRQQLKRGAVPNVEADKAPADKNGKKRKVKSPAEKARKKKAKKQKAKAGQKKK, encoded by the coding sequence ATGTCGCAAGACACAGGTTCGACAAATAATACCCCTAACAGCCTCGCAGCCGATCCTCACCACGCGCGCGAAGCAGAGAAATATGACAATCCGGTTCCCAGCCGTGAGCATTTGCTGGAAGTTATCCGCAGCTTCAAGGCACCAGTGAGCCGCGATAATCTGTTTTCACACCTTGGCTTAGCCGGTGATGAACAGTATGAAGGGCTACGTCGACGCCTGCGCGCCATGGAGCGTGATGGACAATTGGTGTTTACTCGCCGTCAGTGTTATGCCTTACCCGAGCGATTGGACTTGGTCAAAGGTACCGTGATTGGTCACCGAGATGGCTTTGGCTTTCTGCGCCCAGAAGGCAAAGGCAATCATGATGATTGGATGCTGCCACACCACCAAATGCGCAGCGTGATGCACGGTGATGTGATTTTAGCCCAAGGTGTCGGCACCGATAAACGCGGTCGCAAAGAAGCCCGTGTAGTGCGGGTGCTCGAGGCGCGCCAAGGCCAAATCGTGGGTCGTTACTTTGTTGAAGATGGCATGGGCTTTGTGGTGCCGGATGATAGCCGCCTTGGTCAAGATATTGTGATCGACAAAGAACAAACCCAAGGTGCGCGGATGGGCAATGTGGTGGTGGTCGAGATCATGCAGCGCCCAACCCGCCAAACCAATCCTGTCGGTAAAATTGTCGAAGTGCTGGGCGAGAATATGGCACCCGGTATGGAAATTGAGATTGCACTGCGTACGCACGATATTCCTCATCAATGGCCGGATGCGGTGCTCAAGCAAGTCAAAAGCTTGAGTGAAGAGGTACCAGAAAAAGCCAAAGAAGGCCGCGTCGATCTGCGTGACTTGCCACTGGTAACCATCGATGGTGAAGATGCCCGCGACTTTGATGACGCGGTGTATTGTGAGCGTAAACGCTCGGGCGGCTGGCGCTTGTGGGTGGCGATTGCCGATGTCAGTTACTATGTGCGTCCTGACTCAGCGCTGGATAAAGAAGCGCAAAATCGCGGTAACTCGGTGTACTTCCCTAACCAAGTGGTGCCCATGTTGCCGGAAGTGCTTTCCAATGGCTTATGCTCGCTGAATCCCCAAGTCGACCGCTTGTGTATGGTGTGTGAGATGACGATTTCAGAATCAGGGGCGTTGTCTGGTTACAAACATTACGAAGCGGTGATGAACTCCCACGCGCGTCTGACCTATACCAAGGTGTCCCATATCCTAGAAGGGGACCAAGAGTTGCGTGAGCGCTACCGCTCTCTGGTACCGCACTTAGAAACTTTACACGATATGTACAAGGTACTCAGTGGTGCGCGTCAGCAGCGTGGGGCGATTGAGTTCGAGACGGTGGAAACTCAGTTTATATTCAACGCACAGCGCAAAATTGACCGCATCGTGCCGGTGGAGCGCAACGATGCGCACAAGATCATCGAAGAATGTATGATTTTGGCCAATGTCGCGTCTGCCCGTTTTGTAGAAAAACACAAAGAGCCGGCGCTCTTTCGTGTTCACGAAGCGCCCGGTGAAGAGCGCCTCAGTGGCTTTAAAGATTTCTTAGGCGAGTTAGGTTTGAGCTTAAGTGGTGGCCTAGAGCCGACACCGAAAGACTACGCGGCACTGATGCATCAAGTGCATGGTCGCGCTGACAGTGAACTGATTCAAACCATGCTGCTACGTTCGATGAAGCAAGCGGTCTATCAAGCGGATAACCAAGGCCACTTTGGTTTGGCGCTCAAGCAATACGCGCACTTTACCTCGCCCATCCGTCGTTATCCGGATTTGCTGTTGCACCGTGCGCTTAAATACCTGATTGCCAAGCAAGCGGGCAAAAACCAAGACCGTTGGACACCCACCGGCGGCTATCATTACTCGTTTGATGATATGGACGTGCTGGGTGAACAATGCTCGAAAACAGAGCGACGTGCCGATGATGCCACCCGAGATGTATCGGACTGGCTCAAATGTGAGTACATGCAAGATCACGTTGGCGATGAGCTAGAGGGTGTGATTGCCAATGTCACTGGTTTTGGCTTCTTTGTTCGCCTCAATGAGCTACATATCGATGGCTTGGTCCATATTTCTAACCTCGATAACGATTACTATCGCTTTGATATGGTGGGTCAGCGTCTGGTGGGCGAAGGCTCGGGTCGTGTATTCCGACTCGGCGATCAGGTGACCGTGAAAGTCTTAGCCGTGAACTTGGATGAGCGACAAATTGACTTTGAGCTGGTAGGCTCTGAGCGCAAAGCCCGTCGCCCGGGCAAAACCGCGCGCGATAAACGCAAGAAAGGCCGTGCGGAGTCGAATAAAGACCCGCAAGCCCGTCGTGAGCGAACCTCGGTACGGCAACAGCTCAAACGTGGGGCGGTGCCAAATGTTGAAGCCGATAAGGCGCCTGCAGATAAAAACGGCAAAAAGCGTAAAGTGAAATCGCCTGCGGAAAAAGCGCGTAAGAAAAAGGCGAAGAAACAAAAAGCCAAAGCGGGTCAGAAAAAGAAGTAA